From the genome of Papaver somniferum cultivar HN1 unplaced genomic scaffold, ASM357369v1 unplaced-scaffold_10, whole genome shotgun sequence:
tcggtcaatattttggacagagcatttccaggaattatggaaaccgaatttgtgctttagtgaatatcttgagaatattttcggttttggaaattccttggtgtccaaacttccttgtctataaatacttgaagttttcatttctagcaaactaatccttcgtgacaacaaacttcctcggttgtgttgttactggtgaagccacctattcggagaggagagtaacctaattaggataaatatcttacgaccgcttagtttaaagtcttctttgggattgagaagctctattagtatcgttgatgggaagctagataattgcggtttatcttgtgttttcgattgatttgattgactaacggtggttgaactttgattgcacctagtttatttatgcttgagaatattctcttctgatataagattcactcaaactagatcgaagtttcgaaagGATCTTTTgattgttgttagtgctaaagacgatctcgtgataattcattgttaacagactccgttctgtgcatgattgatcacaagagattcaagttgttgtgtgcaagtgtttattgaagatctaagaagatttgaagacagagaagatattgaagatttcttattttgggtttataatctttggtgtgcacaatacttgtttctgtataagaggatccaactataatcggtttatccttgtggtagattggattgattagttgtgtagatcaacatcaatacatttctttgtgattaaaagtattgattgaaaaatcttaacaattacttcgatacttgagaataagatagatctaagaacctcacgaaggagtttattgagataaacagaagagcctttgtcgaactcacatcacttggttgaagagagttgataccaaacagatttgttgttcctttagtttttggaatacgaaccaaaggaattgttccaagtacgtgacttattcataggttggaggcgtgggaatacaaacggaactaggtgaactataggtttagttgcttggtctcaactatacgaagttggtttaattttgtatagcggattaatcctgagagtattcaattttggacaaggtcccgtggtttttctgcatttgcgttttcctcgttaacaaaatcttgttgtgtcatttactttctatttccgcattataattgttttattataattaaagtaaattacacaaatgttaattcctatttatttgataagcaatcctattgtgtttgattaagtccgaacctttttatcaagtaaacacacttcgttgttatattgtcttgatctcgtatccatagacgatcacacgaagtgtgaaccgattagttgcaatttatcgactcagtccatagacaatcattttcgaagaaaggacttataggtaggaaaagttttagcttgaggtatatttgggtaccctcgcctttttataatgtatatattttaaattttttgagAAAGTAATTGTTTTGATTTGTGAAtgattagtcccacatcggggagtttctAGTTTTAAGAGATTAatataaactttttagtcccatgTCGAGGAGCTTAAGTTGATTAAATAAACAAGTTTTTCTCATATTTTTGAGAAATCCAAGGAAAAGggttttttctatatttttatttttagagagatctaaagaacaatatttttctattttgttctTAAATTTGCGTCCTTATGCTTTCgcgatttttttttccagagttTTTTCTGTGTTACCAAGCTCAAGCTGGGCATATACTACCTatactagtagtaggtgtagtaagAGTTTTTTTCCTCCAAGATCGAGATGGACATATATtgcatatgctagtagtagttGTAGTAAGGTTTTTTTTCCTCCAAGCTCAAGCTGGGAAAATGCTACATATCTCCCCCCTCTTTAATGCAAGCAAGCGAATTTGGTTAACCAAACGGGAATGTGAACCAAAATGCTTAACGGAATAAGGACCATTTGGTTAAGAAATCTCAATAGGGACAGAAATGCCTAATAGAATAGGgacttaaaaataataatatgtgaAATCGTTTATTTACAGAAATGCcattttttataaaaatgatgataaatattttaaaaCTTCATATCTTCCAAATGGTACGTcggatttttttgaattttatatatttggaaatctCTTTGGATCACCTGTGCAACGAGTATAAACAACTatatcaaaattttaatttttaatatatTTGTAGTTCTCCAAAAAAAAATAGCTATAATTTAAAGGTAAATTGAAATAGCCTATATATATTTCTTACATGTTTCCTATATGATGCTCAAATACTTCATTGATATACTGTAAAATTACTTATAGATTTTAGTTTCGGATACGAAAGATTGCCTATGTTTCATTTAAAGTGATATTTTCATTTCTTTCATTTTTACCTAATAATAAaccaaattgaaaaataaaatgaaaatactaCTTTTCCAGAAATGGaaagaaaaattaagaaaaaataatgtTACCGATGTGCATCGCACGTGCTCACTACTtgtgctagtagtaggtgtagtaaggattttcttcctgtatacATCCGTTCCGTGAGGGTTGTAGCGATGTAGTCTTGCGGCTTGCCAAGcccaagttgagcatctactatatatatatgctattagtaggtgtagtagggtgttttatcctggagatatccgtcatgTGAGAGATATATCTTTACTGTTTAGTATAGCTGGGCGCACAAACATGTTAGGAACAAGACCCTAAACACCAGTTAGAATGCAAACTTTAAAAAATAACATGTACTCATAAATGTGTTTTTGATTATGGGACACATGTTAGAAGCAGGACCTTTAAAAGTATCAGCTAGTATAATCAAAATCGCTCTCCAAGGTGAGTAATTGCTACTCGCTATATCGCCTATTCCAAGAAATTTCCTAACTTTAGCGATTAAGACGACCAATTTTGCCGATTTAGGATCATTTATAGTAAAACAATTTGGAAGTTTTTCCGAGTTGGCCTTACACGCGCCCAAAATCTGAAAAAAATAAATCTTGTAACTCTTTAGATGAGAGTTATCAAATGAAAATTCCTCTAAAAACGTAATTAATAGGTTCAATATAAGAATGTTAGACACTTAATTACATGATAATGTTGAAATTTAAATTTAAAGTATAAGTCATGACTCATGAGTAGCAATACATAAGTTTCTAACTAATAAATAGGTTCCGAGAATTAGGTCGAGTTTCACGATTTCCAAGCCGGAACTCATGGCTCCTCATTCCAAGCTCCCCCAACCGAAGAATATGACCATGAGTGACTTCGACTATATTGGTATTAGCTACTAGATAACATACATCATGTTGGATATCTGGTTGTTCTTAACAACCTTCTAATATACAATGATTAAAATATCCAATCACATTAATTACGTATAGATAATAAGTGTGCCAACACTGAAACCTAAAACGGAGTTactaaatagaaaaagaaaaggattttttttttttcatctgcaCCTCGAACAACATTAAGATTTCTCCATGAGTGTTATTCATGTAAAAAACGTTAACATTCTTAATTAAATTCATTTATATTTTTAATCTAACTGCATATAAACTATAAatcaaaatatttacacacctaTTGCGAAGTCTTCGAAATAAAACATGTGTGTAATATACCACCAAAATTCTACCAATACAAACAAAAACTTGTTTTAATGTTTCTTCGCATCAATATGATACAAAGTAAATTAAGGAAATTTATCGACAATAATTTTAGCATACTTAGATAGCTCTGCAAAATTCTTTTTAATTTCATACGACCCACTCTCTTGGTTTTTCAGTAGAGCTATCTCGCTAAATTTTTGTAGATATATATAACCTTGAGATCTGGCTATTTCTGGAAAGGAAAATTGTTTGAGATTATTATCTTTATTTGAGATCTGGCTAATTCTGGACAGGAAAGTTGTTTGGGATTATTCTCTTCATTTGAACTTGATTCATCCCTCGGTAGAGGTATATTGGGATTACTTCTAGGTggtttttcatatattttttcgCCTGAAATCTTGAGAttgaaacatttttgttgagaaatTTAGAGAAGTGGAATAAGAATTAGAAGGATTTTTAGTGGAGAAAAATTGTAAAGAAGATTGAATTTGGCGATGAGTGGTTGAAAGATGGTGTTATTTATAGGTTATAATAACTAGCAGTTTTCTGACAGTTGAGAGAGAGTCATTGTCTTTGGAACTTGAACAAACTATCTCATGGTTGGACGATAAGTTCAATGTCTTCTTCAAGAAACTATTTTCCCCACTGTGATAAATCGAGTTTTCCCATCCACGTGTACCATCAAATAAGAAATTCTAATAAGCCATTTTTACCTTTTGTTTTTGGAAGTGTTATGCTTAGGATGTGGTAAATCTTAcagaaaatctgtttgttttaaATCCCTAATAAGCTTGGGTCTCTTAGAGGTAAAAGGGTCTTCGTTGTGTTTCTATTATCCGAGGCTAATGAGCTCCCCAGTATGGGTTTTGCTCTAAAAAGGAGGTTAATTTGAAGTTGGTGTAAAACAAGTAAGTGATTTTTAATGAAGGTGGTTATATTAAAAAAGTCTATAGCTTTACTGCGATTAGTCATAGTCAGATTTGAAAGTCTGGGTTTATTATGATCTTGAACTTCCTTGTTAATTTAGGATTCTTTATGATAGTGTTGTTCAGTGAGGATAGGAATTGTTATCAAGTGATCATCCAATGTGAGTTGTAATTGTAAGTTGATTGAAATCTCAATATGAGTGAAAAGTGAGTCTTATAAGAGAATGGTCTATGTTCGGAGGCCAAATTTTCCTTGTCTCTGGAAGTGTGGTCCCCTTGAATGTGGTTAAAATTTTAAGACAATCAGGTTGTTAGAATCCTAAAATCTCGGGTCTTTTAGAAGTAAGTGTTCGATGTTGTTTCTTCTTAGCTAAGGCTATTAGGCTCCTTAGTAGGGTTGTGATCGAGGTAGGAAGTCTGGAGATGTAGTAAAACAAGTGAGTGAATTTTAATAAAGCCGCTGGCTTAGATAATTCTAGAGATTTTCAGCGTTAGTCATAGTCAGATATGTAAGTACGGGTTTAATTTCTTTTAAGAGCATCCATGTTCAGTTAGGTTTCCCTTTTTATTAGGGTTGTTGGATTAGGAAATGGATTTGTGTCAGATGACCTTCCAATATGAGCTGTAGTTGTAGATGAATGTAAGCTCCCTATGCTCTTGGTGAGTAAAATGTTGTCTTGTTTAAGAGTGGTCAGAGTTCTGAACGTTAGGTTTGGTGTCCCCTTTTTCATCTGGGAGTGCTTTGGCATCCTAAatgattttttagttttgaatttcttCTACGGGTTATTAGTGTTTGAGAATTTTAATAGATTTATTGACgttttttttctttagtttcttttaAGGGTTTCTATATTTTAATCTTTCTTTGTTAGTTTTGCTTGGAAGGTCGTATTGATTAGAAAGGAAAAGTTTAGTCTAAACTTTGGTTTCTTTCATTTGCATAGAGTCATaacatcttttcttttttctcattAGTTCCTTGTCTGTTAGGAGTTTTTGGATGTTTCTAGTTTTTTCTCTCTAGTGGTGACTAAGCTTTCcttgttttctaattttttatttttttgttattttatcgTCACATCTATGCAATTATGTCTAGGTCTAGACCTATGATCTGAAAATCTCGTAAGCTAGCTACTTCTTTCTCTTGGTTTCTTCCTATATTTTTCCTCGTTTTTTTCTGGTCTGTTGGGTGCCTCTTTTTTCGCAAGCAAAGAAGGGTCTTCAGAACTTTGTTGGTGGTCAGGACTAAGGCGCAAGATGACTTCGTTTCAATTTCAGTAAAAAAAAATCGTTGAACATGATTAAATTTGGGGCTATACAGGGgtcattattattttaattttttaaagaTTATCTGCTTTTATTTAAGTTCAATAGTGGTTTTTGCCTTTAGCATACATAGGTTAGATCATCCGGTTTCTGCATCATTAGGAATATCGTCTTGGATTAATTTTGGGAGCTTGTCGAGATTGTTTGGAGGTTACTAAAGTATCAGTTAGTCACTTAGCTTAGGGACCTTAGATATActtaataaaacaaaatcaatagTTTAGGGTTTTATTAAATTGGGTTCTTGTACAAGGTTTTATATTAATCTTCTTATTCTTGTTTGTATTTTGTCTTAATGCTTTCTTATTTAGTGAGTATTATAGTATTTAATATAGCCATTGGTAATTCTTcctttcaagaaaatatgattgATCCTGTGAAACAACATGATGTTGAAATCATTGTTTGTTCTGTATTGTCTTGGTTCGGTTTTGTAAATAGTGATTATTCTACTTGTATTTCTTTGGAGATACAGTACTGATTTATAAGTTCTTGATTGCAGAAAAGCCTAAAATGACATCTTCAACCGGCAAGAGGACGGATTTTTATCCTGTACAAGCCATCGTGACACTTCTATTAGTCTTCCTATTTATAAAATGGCTTAGGACCAtacattgatagttttatcacgagTGAAGGAACTTATCTTCCACAACTTACTTGTGGCGACATATACATCCAACATTAGAAGACAGTTCATTGGGTACCGATGGAGAACAAAGATTTTCAAAGAATTTGAGGAATTATAAATGTAATTTTATTACAGTTTTATGGACTCTCGGCGTTGCACTCTTTTCCTTAGCCAAGGGTTTCCCACAATGAGTTTTCTTTggcaaggtttttaacgaggaaactaaaGCGAGTCCTACTTTTTACAAAAGTCTTCAAATTTATTCCATGTGTATTTCTTTTTTGCTGGTGATCTGGGATGACATTGGAGGCATATCCCTTCCTAGGGAAACCTTTAGGGATCAAGTCCAAGTCATTTAGCCGGTTTATTAATATAAATCGATTTATTCTCAAAAAGATAAGAATCTGAGATACACTCAATATGGTTAGTTCGCCAATTTACTTCCCTGTGGAGTTTTTAATTGGGCCAACACGACCTTAGCATGAACATGCCTAGAAAAGTATGGTAACCGGACAAAACATGCATCTGACACTTGTCTAATTAATACGCGGTGGACATGCCACATCACGTGTCATGTAAAGGTTGATACTGGACACTGATTGAATAATTGCAGACACATCATAAATGATCAATTAAATGTGATGCTCACTTATTTTCATCGTAGTCAAATCCAGACATTATTcatgaaaaatttgatgattATTTCCTATTATTAATTATCAAGTATATGAAAATAAGAACACATTATAAAGTGAGTTGTTATAAGATCTCACTTTAATTTTGTATAAAAGCATACGTAGCGTGTTTTGTAACCTTTCTTTTGTTAGATTTGACGCATGGTTTAAAAAACACTCGTTTTTACTGAAAAACGACCGTTAAAACGGGCACACTCATATACCATGGCCGTGAGGGTCCTCAAACCCCATGCCTTTATAATacgataaataggaaataacgtGAATTTTTTAGGACCGTTTTTCAGTTTTCACacacgttataaccgtttttctaaaattagtttgaatatttattttcttttaaataacattttaacgtgcGTTTTTTAGAACTGTTTTCCTGTTATCACGCAGGTTATAATCGTGTACATAACtttcttatcatttttttttgagttttttttctttctccgaATTGAAAGCTTAAAAGTtcgaattaattttttttaaaataatacaggGAAAGTAAACTACACGACTAAAAACTTCAAATTTAAAAAACATAAGATTGTTAAACTAGTGTTCATCATTTAAAAAGATACGCGAACCAACTACCACTACAAGAAAATCTAGCtattgctacaccatatattgCCACACCTTCAATACAGGTGTTGCAAAAGCAAATTTTTAGTCACAATACTTTTCAGATGCAACTAAAAGCTACAATTTATTGttgcaaaatgaaacttttgccacACAACTGTAGCAATAATATGAAAAGAATGTGGCAAAAAagtataatctcttgctgcagcacTAAAGATTGAGTGCAGCAATAGAATTCTTGCTATATAGGTTATCGCGACACTAGTAGGGGTTTATGCCATAACCACTGGGTGctgcaatatattaagtttcttgTAGAGTACGAGCAACACCTTTTTTTGATTTGTGTAGTTTTCATTTTCTAGGCGGTTCTTTTCCTCATCATAGTCATCGTCGTGGGAGCACTGGATATCTTCGTTCGCATAagtatcatcatcataatagccTTCATTATCGTCATCATAACCTCTTTCAttttcatcatcattgttacctgcTTCAttattgttatcaatattaaaattATATTCTTTGTTCATATGTTGTACACCATGGTCAGAGCGATCGAAAGTGTAATGAGAATCATATATTGGATTCACATTCTCATAaccttgtgtattgtctccaaTGAAAGATTAACAAAGTCATAACAAAGTCACTTTGGTAACCTTTCGTATGGGATTTGAACTTCGGGATCATGCCAGTTGTATGGTAAAGGGACATGCTCTGGATTATTAACGGCTTCCTCTTCTAGCATATTTAACCATTGTTCTTCTTGAGGTAAAACCggtgtttcgtcttcccccgCTATCCAGTGGCAGTGGGGGTACATGACTTGGGAGTCTTGGACATATAATCATATCATTTGATCAGAAGTGGAATTTTAGATCGAATCTATTCATGGGTTGATTGACTCTACCCGAATGACCATGCACATGCCTACTTTATTATGTTTTTAAACATTCAATGATTGAGTTTTAGAAATTAGTACCCTATTGACGAGTTAAAACCCTGCCTACTTGTTGGCATCTGATTGAAATTCTACCATCTAATAAAGGGGCAAGTCTACCTAGCTAGGTTATGGATTGTTTGGTTCTTTCTTCATATTACTTAGTATGCATTGCATAATTGCTGCCGACACAATTTTAGTGGCTATAATTAACCGTCACGAATTTTATCAGACTTTCGTAATTTGTATAGTGAAAAGCCTTTTAAAACACATACGTAAGGAATATAAACATGATTATCGaactatacatatttcttatactaacgataatcaattaaaatggtagttttagaaatatctcatTTTTTAATGATATATGTCATCTATTAatgagacaaaatttgaaaacgaATAGGTTATCtatttagggacggagggagtattaaaaaagaaaaaaataataattagtcacAACGTTTTTTAGATACGTTTTAACGTTTTCAAGCACGTTGTAAacgttatattttttttaaattttctatTTAATTGTTATAACGCTCGTTTTTATAAAAAACGTACAAAAAACGCGTTTTTTTGGCCAAAACGTGttcacacccgtcaaaacgcaTTATAACGGTCAGACCTAGTACCTGTGACCTGATCCAtgacccgtttttcaaaccttgatttgaCGTGTGCTATAACGGTCTAATGTAATTGTGACTCGTGTCCGTACAACATAGACCACGACTAGGACTGTCGATGGATGTGATTCCTCTTCGATACACAGGACCCGGAACCGTTAATAGgaatcgggtccggttcctaacttAATTTGGGTACCCATTTCCGGCCCTAAATTTTAGTATCCACGACCATCTTCagttctccttctccttcctctCTGGCAGAAAGAAAACCCCCAAAAAATCTAGGGCTTCGatttgaaataatttttttttttacaaatggTGATTAGTGTCAATTTTATAGAATAAAATGGTCTCAATTATGCTTTCAACTATAGTAAATTTATAGTATTGAGCTCCATTTGAATGGGGACAGCTGATTGTTCTGTGATCAAGAGAAGTTCTGGAAGAAAGAAGCTGGTTTCAATAGCCGTAATTCCAAAGGGTAAGCAACTCTTACTTGATTATAAGATATATCCAGATTATGTCTTCCATATTgattgaaatttgaattcctaCTGCCAGGGAATTGAATGAAGCATGCATGAAACCCTATGAAGAAGAGACTTGACGACGGCAAGATGACCGTAGAAATGTCACTGAGGCTCAAACCTCTCTTACAGGttaattatttcttttatttaccAGAGAAACTTGTGCATAATCATCTTTGACATCAATATAGTTGTTTGGTTCAACACGACCTGCTAATTCTTTGACAAAATGACTGGATTTTTGTGGTGTAATTAAATTTACTTCAGGGtggataattcatgcttagggtGATCTTTTAGGATATTTAGAATAAAAAACCTTAGTTTTAGTTGAGCAAATTGTGAAGATTAGCGGAAATGGGGGCCGAAAAACTGCGTAAgccaacaaacaaaatagacaaaAGACAACCCAAATTTAGGAAGTTCTGATCATCTTTCTTAATTTCAGTGCTCACTGACTGAAATTAATGAATCTCTCTGTTAATGTTATCTTCGTTAGTCTCTCTGATTATGATGAATGGAGACAAAGAAATCttgaaagtaaaaataaaaacattatggGAGACAATCCATCAGCAGAAGTAGCAGAACAACAACAACTCTTGAAGAAGATTCAAGAATTTGAAGCAGAACAATTATCTCAAAGAAGAGATCTACAAATTAACCCCTTCTTACAACATACCTAGTAAATGAGGTTTCATTAAAAGATCCAACTGTGCACGAAATGACAGTGTTTCTGGTGATTATGATGAGGGAAATAGTTGTAACTCTGATAGTTGGAAAATGGGTTCTGCTTCATTTGGATTTTCATCCCCTTTACAGAGTCAGAGTAGGAGGAGAAGACCTAGAGCCGAGTTTTCATACCCTAATACAGGAATTGAAACTTCTGTTCTGAGTTTTACTGATAAGCAGTTTCTGAATATCTTGCAGTCTATGGGTCAGTCTATGCATATTTCTGATACTACTGGTTGCATAATTTACTGGTAATTAACTCGAAATATTTCCATTTATTGCTGTTCACTTCAATTGTTTGTTAAAGACTGTTTCTGATAATGATAATTGCATTGtggttttagtaaaaaaaagtttCTCCTAATTACTAGGAATGGGTTGTTCTCAGATTGAATAGCTTTACTGTTGGGATTGagctttatcatattttttgggaTCTTGTATTATGGGCTTCACTTTTTGAGTTAGAACTTGTAAGATTGAGCTTTATCATATTTTCTGAATCATACATAGGAACAAATTCAGTGTTTCTAACAGCAGTATTGATGAATCTGTAAAGTGGACATTGATTCATTGTTTATTAGGATTTTTAGACTGATCTAAATTTTGCTGGTTGAGGTGTTAGTTGGAATAAATCCGTTAATTTAGAGTTTCCGGACTCATAAAATCTTAGTTTATTTGAATTCCATAGGAATCGCATGGCAGAGCTCCTCTTTGGACACTCTGCATCAGAAGCACTTGGCCAGAATGTCTGTGAGTTACTCGTACATTTCCAAGACgctgatgaaggaaatgaaatagTGGAGAGGATTATCGCGGGAGAAGATTGGACAGCACAGTTCCCAGTAAGGAATAAAGCAGGGGAAGCTTTTTGTATCATTGTGACCAGTACCGCATTATATGATGACGATGGTAGTTTGGTAGGGATTATTTGTATATCAGGTGATGCAGATCCCTTTAGAGATGTTTTCGCTCCATCTTCTGGAAAAATTTCTTCTAAAGGTTGTTCAAGCACTAGATGGCTTAGGAGTTCTAGCTCTACAGTTAAGCCTGGTGTTAATACTCAGCAACCTCTGCAAGATATGGTCGCCTCAAAGATATCGAATTTGGTAAGCTTAAACTTTTATAAAATTcaatttgattatttttgatgGACCCAAAAAAAAAACGGAAGCTAGAACTATGAAATATTCCGTTAATTTTGAATAAATTCATTTGTTCAATGATCTTGTTCCCATGAGCCACTCTTTATTAATAGAACCATGGAACAGGCATCTAGAGTGTCCAACAAAGTTCCGTTAAAAATGAAGACTAACGAGAGCACTTTGGGGCCGGAAGTGCAGTCTGGAGATAGCCATTATTTTGATCACAGGGAGGATCTAAGTTCGAGTAGAGATAGCACGCTTAGACGAGGCATACTCCTATCTCCCTTTGGTGTTCCTATCAAAGATACCCTAGAGAGAAGATCCCTTGACCAACCTGTTAGAGATTCTGGTCGTGATGATGGTGATGGGATGATTGGGACGTACAAGAAAATAACCTCTAAGGCAGAGGCTTGGATTAGCAAAAAGGGGATATCATGGCCATGGATGGGAAGTGAGCAGGCTGTGTTGGTAGCACAAACTACCCATGATGTCATTCCACTCGCGAATCGTGATGGCGAAATTGACTTTGATCGACAGAATAATTCTGATTTTAATGAAAGGCTGGGGTTCCAGGTTGTTGGCAATAACCAGTTAGAATGTGAAGCCCCAGGTTGTTGGCCTCCTTCTGTTGTCAAATGTACAAGCAATAAAAGAAGCAGTGGTATTCGAAAAGGAGACATGGAAACATGTTCCTTGGATTATGATATCTTGTGGGAAGACTTGAAAATCGGGGAAAAAATCGGTCAAGGTATTATATATTTTTCACCGTTCCTAATTTATCAGAATCTTATTTCAAAATGGCGTcacttttgtttttggtttttgagGGTGTGGTAGTAACTTGTGTTGTTATGAATCTGTGCATCTGGTTTAAAAATTAAGAAGTCAATTCAGCTTTGCAGAATTCGAATTTTGGTTAGCTAAAAGGATGTGTCAAGGGTAATCCAACCTGCATAACTAAAAGGATGTGTCGTTCTGTCCCCCATTCCAGAATTCCAATTTCAGTGTTATTTTAATCCCGCATGCTTTTCAACTGTGAAGTGCTTTGTGATATTTAAATTCTAATTCATGGTCCCAGGTTCATGTGGAAGTGTGTATCGTGGTCTGTGGTGTGGCTCGGTATGGTTTCTTTTCTCCTGAAAAATATCTTTCACCAGCCCCCTCAACATTAGCATGGTGTGTTGACCAGACTAGAAAAGTTATGCAGAGGGGAGACTGGAGAGAATGTCGTACATTTGTCATTGTGTTAACAAGCACCCCCTTTCACTTTCTTGCAGGATGTTGCATTAAAGCTATTCTCAAAAGATGGTTACTCAGATGACTTGCTGCATTCCTACAGACAAGAGGTAGTTTCTGAAATTAAGctaatctttataattaaaatgcACCTGAAGCTGTCAATAGATGACATTTCCTCGACCTCACAAACTCACAAATTCAGAGCAGATTGTTCAACTTATACAAGTGGGACTTCTTTTTCAAATTATATAAGTGGGACTTCTTTATTGTACAAAGAGACATTACATTCCTGGAGAAACTATATCTCAATGCATTGGTCTaaacttttattttcttcataGGTTTTACTTATGAAGAGGTTCCGACATCCAAATGTACTACTATTTATGGGGGCAGTAGCATCACCTCAGCATCTCTGCATTGTTACAGAGTTCCTGCCATGGTGCATTCTTCATATTTCTTCTTAAAACTTCCAATATCAGTACTCTGTTTCATTTTTGTTGTGCTTCACGCATGTAATGTCATCTACTGTACTCAACAAGATGTATGTCGCTGGTCTTATTAAGTAAAAATGTGGTACCTTTATTTTTGTTGTGCTTCACGATGTAATGTCATCTTAATCTTTCAGCGGGACACAGAAATTAGATTGCAGG
Proteins encoded in this window:
- the LOC113326826 gene encoding uncharacterized protein LOC113326826 isoform X3 — its product is MAELLFGHSASEALGQNVCELLVHFQDADEGNEIVERIIAGEDWTAQFPVRNKAGEAFCIIVTSTALYDDDGSLVGIICISGDADPFRDVFAPSSGKISSKGCSSTRWLRSSSSTVKPGVNTQQPLQDMVASKISNLASRVSNKVPLKMKTNESTLGPEVQSGDSHYFDHREDLSSSRDSTLRRGILLSPFGVPIKDTLERRSLDQPVRDSGRDDGDGMIGTYKKITSKAEAWISKKGISWPWMGSEQAVLVAQTTHDVIPLANRDGEIDFDRQNNSDFNERLGFQVVGNNQLECEAPGCWPPSVVKCTSNKRSSGIRKGDMETCSLDYDILWEDLKIGEKIGQGSCGSVYRGLWCGSDVALKLFSKDGYSDDLLHSYRQEVLLMKRFRHPNVLLFMGAVASPQHLCIVTEFLPCGTQKLDCRRRFLMALDIARGMNYLHLCNPPIVHRDLKSSNLLVDKNWTVKVADFGLSKFKQQTFLSTLTGRGTPQWMAPEVLRNDRSYEKSDIYSYGVVLWEIATQKIPWDNYNSMQVIGAVGFMDQRLDIPKETDLEWVSIIESCWQRCSSSTCFFIT
- the LOC113326826 gene encoding uncharacterized protein LOC113326826 isoform X1, producing MKKRLDDGKMTVEMSLRLKPLLQSMGQSMHISDTTGCIIYWNRMAELLFGHSASEALGQNVCELLVHFQDADEGNEIVERIIAGEDWTAQFPVRNKAGEAFCIIVTSTALYDDDGSLVGIICISGDADPFRDVFAPSSGKISSKGCSSTRWLRSSSSTVKPGVNTQQPLQDMVASKISNLASRVSNKVPLKMKTNESTLGPEVQSGDSHYFDHREDLSSSRDSTLRRGILLSPFGVPIKDTLERRSLDQPVRDSGRDDGDGMIGTYKKITSKAEAWISKKGISWPWMGSEQAVLVAQTTHDVIPLANRDGEIDFDRQNNSDFNERLGFQVVGNNQLECEAPGCWPPSVVKCTSNKRSSGIRKGDMETCSLDYDILWEDLKIGEKIGQGSCGSVYRGLWCGSDVALKLFSKDGYSDDLLHSYRQEVLLMKRFRHPNVLLFMGAVASPQHLCIVTEFLPCGTQKLDCRRRFLMALDIARGMNYLHLCNPPIVHRDLKSSNLLVDKNWTVKVADFGLSKFKQQTFLSTLTGRGTPQWMAPEVLRNDRSYEKSDIYSYGVVLWEIATQKIPWDNYNSMQVIGAVGFMDQRLDIPKETDLEWVSIIESCWQRCSSSTCFFIT
- the LOC113326826 gene encoding uncharacterized protein LOC113326826 isoform X2, producing MKKRLDDGKMTVEMSLRLKPLLQSMGQSMHISDTTGCIIYWNRMAELLFGHSASEALGQNVCELLVHFQDADEGNEIVERIIAGEDWTAQFPVRNKAGEAFCIIVTSTALYDDDGSLVGIICISGDADPFRDVFAPSSGKISSKGCSSTRWLRSSSSTVKPGVNTQQPLQDMVASKISNLASRVSNKVPLKMKTNESTLGPEVQSGDSHYFDHREDLSSSRDSTLRRGILLSPFGVPIKDTLERRSLDQPVRDSGRDDGDGMIGTYKKITSKAEAWISKKGISWPWMGSEQAVLVAQTTHDVIPLANRDGEIDFDRQNNSDFNERLGFQVVGNNQLECEAPGCWPPSVVKCTSNKRSSGIRKGDMETCSLDYDILWEDLKIGEKIGQGSCGSVYRGLWCGSDVALKLFSKDGYSDDLLHSYRQEVLLMKRFRHPNVLLFMGAVASPQHLCIVTEFLPCGTQKLDCRRRFLMALDIARGMNYLHLCNPPIVHRDLKSSNLLVDKNWTVKVADFGLSKFKQQTFLSTLTGRGTPQWMAPEVLRNDRSYEKSDIYSYGVVLWEIATQKIPWDNYNSMQVIGAVGFMDQRLDIPKETDLEWVSIIESCWQSDPKH